In Anaerolineales bacterium, one DNA window encodes the following:
- a CDS encoding NAD(P)/FAD-dependent oxidoreductase gives MNTKNHPHIVIIGAGFAGIETARGLANAPVRITLIDKNNHHLFQPLLYQVAIAGLLPSQIAQPVRTIFRGQKNFTFQMGEVTGIDFTKKFVKLYGSAIAYDYLVISAGARTNFFGFDALEKHGLQLKDLDTAVKTRNHLLTMFEHASHEGDPEKRKAVLTFVIVGGGPTGVETAGALSELIMHVMRKDYPSLDLKEARVILLEAGSHLIGAYPDELRNATLKLLQRKQVDVRLNTKMQDFNGQRVVLGDGSRIETQTLIWTAGAKAAEIVDSMDVEKAAMGRVRVTPTLNLPRFPDAFVLGDAAFLLDEHGQPLPMLSTVAIQQGHATAKNLRRMASGSEPLPFHYKDPGLLATIGRNAAVARIFGISFSGFIAWVIWVFLHIYRIIGFRNRIIVMFNWAWDYLFYDNQVRLITKE, from the coding sequence ATGAACACAAAAAACCATCCCCACATCGTCATCATCGGCGCAGGGTTTGCGGGCATCGAAACCGCCCGCGGATTGGCGAACGCCCCCGTGCGCATCACGCTGATCGATAAAAACAATCACCACCTCTTCCAGCCCCTGCTGTATCAGGTTGCGATCGCGGGCTTGCTGCCTTCGCAGATCGCCCAGCCTGTCCGCACCATTTTCCGGGGGCAGAAAAATTTCACCTTCCAAATGGGCGAAGTGACCGGGATTGATTTCACAAAAAAATTCGTCAAACTCTATGGCTCTGCCATCGCCTATGATTACCTCGTCATTTCGGCGGGCGCGCGCACCAATTTCTTCGGCTTCGACGCGCTCGAAAAACACGGCTTGCAGCTCAAAGATCTCGATACCGCTGTAAAGACTCGCAACCACCTGCTGACCATGTTCGAGCATGCGAGTCATGAAGGCGACCCCGAAAAACGCAAAGCCGTGCTCACCTTCGTCATCGTCGGCGGCGGACCGACGGGCGTGGAAACGGCGGGCGCGCTCAGCGAACTCATCATGCATGTCATGCGCAAGGATTATCCCAGCCTGGATCTCAAAGAGGCGCGTGTTATTTTGCTCGAAGCGGGCTCACACCTCATTGGCGCGTATCCCGATGAACTGCGCAATGCCACGCTCAAACTTTTACAGCGCAAACAAGTGGATGTACGCCTGAATACCAAAATGCAGGATTTCAACGGTCAACGCGTGGTGCTGGGCGACGGCTCGCGCATCGAAACACAGACGTTGATCTGGACGGCCGGCGCGAAAGCCGCGGAGATCGTTGACTCAATGGATGTGGAAAAAGCCGCCATGGGACGCGTGCGCGTCACCCCGACCTTGAACCTGCCTCGGTTTCCCGACGCCTTTGTCCTCGGAGACGCCGCTTTCCTGCTCGATGAACATGGTCAACCCCTGCCGATGCTGTCCACCGTCGCCATCCAACAGGGACATGCCACTGCGAAGAACCTGCGCCGCATGGCCTCAGGGAGCGAACCGCTCCCGTTCCATTACAAGGATCCCGGCCTGCTCGCGACGATTGGGCGCAATGCAGCCGTCGCCCGCATCTTCGGCATCTCCTTCAGCGGATTCATCGCCTGGGTCATCTGGGTCTTCCTGCACATCTACCGCATCATCGGTTTCCGCAACCGCATCATTGTGATGTTCAACTGGGCATGGGATTATCTCTTCTACGATAACCAGGTCAGGTTGATCACGAAAGAGTGA
- a CDS encoding nucleotidyltransferase domain-containing protein, with product MAIDTKSLLAELKSGLSRLYGDRLKAVLLFGSYARGDYNQNSDLDVMIVLDDYRRAWDELVCSAELASDLSLKYNVTISRTFMKEKQWKTGGLPVLHNIRAEGIPA from the coding sequence ATGGCGATAGACACCAAATCCCTGCTGGCAGAACTGAAGTCGGGATTATCCCGCTTGTACGGCGACCGTTTGAAGGCGGTCCTCCTGTTCGGCTCGTATGCGCGCGGGGATTACAACCAGAACTCCGACTTGGACGTGATGATCGTATTGGACGATTACCGGCGTGCCTGGGATGAACTTGTCTGTTCGGCGGAACTGGCGAGCGACCTTTCGTTGAAATACAACGTAACCATCAGCCGCACGTTCATGAAGGAAAAGCAGTGGAAGACGGGAGGCCTGCCCGTATTGCATAACATCCGCGCGGAGGGGATTCCCGCATGA
- a CDS encoding prenyltransferase codes for MNFAMWKKALNVIPEVSKDEWDRLDVISKWLISTRAAVLIMTFISAALAGLFAWRDGAFSFVPWFALVFGLIMAHAANNIFNDYTDFVRGVDKDNYYRTMYGAQPVASGLMTQRQHLTYFAVTGFLAVIAGLYLIWHTGFSSTTWTLLALGSFFVLFYTWPLKGLGLGEVAVLLVWGPLMIGGGYYVLAEHWNWSVVIASLPYVLGVTTVIFGKHIDKIQVDKDKKIHTLPVMIGEKAARYAVIAMMVLPYLFTVYLIATKFFTPLMLIVLFAIPALRQSIPPLTQPKPDTRPEGFPDGQGGWPLFFAPIAFRNNRSFGSLFMLGILLDVALRLIPFTQYFWR; via the coding sequence ATGAATTTTGCAATGTGGAAAAAGGCGTTGAACGTCATTCCCGAAGTCTCGAAGGATGAATGGGATCGCCTCGATGTGATCTCCAAATGGCTGATCTCCACCCGCGCAGCCGTCCTCATCATGACCTTCATCTCCGCAGCGCTGGCGGGACTGTTCGCGTGGCGCGATGGCGCATTCAGTTTCGTGCCGTGGTTCGCGCTGGTCTTCGGTCTCATCATGGCACATGCCGCCAATAACATCTTCAACGACTACACGGACTTCGTGCGCGGCGTGGACAAGGACAACTACTACCGCACGATGTACGGCGCCCAGCCCGTCGCTTCCGGCCTGATGACCCAGCGCCAGCACCTGACCTATTTTGCGGTGACCGGTTTTCTTGCCGTGATTGCAGGCTTGTATCTCATCTGGCATACCGGGTTTAGTAGTACCACCTGGACCCTGCTCGCGCTCGGCTCATTCTTTGTTCTTTTCTATACCTGGCCCCTCAAGGGACTGGGTCTCGGTGAAGTTGCCGTGTTATTGGTGTGGGGCCCGCTCATGATCGGCGGCGGATATTATGTGCTGGCAGAGCACTGGAACTGGTCGGTTGTGATCGCCAGCCTCCCGTATGTGCTTGGCGTGACCACGGTCATCTTCGGCAAGCATATCGACAAGATCCAGGTGGATAAAGACAAGAAGATCCACACCCTGCCTGTCATGATCGGTGAAAAAGCCGCGCGTTATGCCGTCATCGCCATGATGGTGCTACCGTATCTCTTCACTGTATATTTGATCGCGACAAAATTCTTCACCCCCCTCATGCTGATCGTACTCTTCGCCATCCCTGCCCTGCGGCAGAGCATCCCGCCGCTGACCCAGCCCAAGCCTGATACCCGTCCCGAAGGCTTCCCCGACGGACAGGGCGGCTGGCCGCTCTTCTTCGCACCCATTGCTTTTCGCAATAACCGTTCCTTTGGCTCGCTCTTTATGCTTGGCATCCTGCTTGACGTTGCCCTGCGCTTGATTCCCTTCACCCAATATTTCTGGCGGTAA
- a CDS encoding 6-phosphofructokinase, translating to MAGKKKGVIGILTGGGDVPGLNPAIRAVTIRALREGYQVIGLRRGWGGLVDVIRDKNADNSNNYQILTEEIVNRAGRTGGTFLHTSRTNPSSIKKSSMPEHLREKYVDEKNDLTPEVIKNLDFLGIDYLIPIGGDDTLSYGVRMFREGVKVIAIPKTMDNDVPGTDYCIGFSTCVTRTISLTNSLRTIAGSHERFMVLEVFGRYAGFTAMLPTMAGAANRCVIPEYKFNIEHLTELMSKDREANPSRYSVLLISEGAMYQGGEMIFEDRTTDAYGHAKLGGIGDLVSSQIKEISPKFNKGKTVDVINQKLGYMVRGGDPDAIDSIVPMAFGNLALDLFLKGIHGRLVVLKNGRYDNVPLDVVTATKKVVDVQHFYDTDRYRPIYENFEMKPLFIMTSEL from the coding sequence ATGGCAGGCAAAAAGAAAGGCGTTATTGGAATCTTGACCGGGGGCGGCGATGTGCCGGGGTTGAATCCCGCCATCCGCGCAGTGACGATCCGGGCTTTGCGCGAGGGCTACCAGGTGATCGGGCTTCGCCGCGGCTGGGGCGGGCTGGTGGATGTCATCCGCGATAAAAACGCAGACAACAGCAATAATTATCAAATATTGACCGAAGAGATCGTGAACCGCGCCGGGCGTACAGGCGGCACGTTCCTGCACACGTCACGCACCAATCCCAGTTCAATTAAAAAATCCAGCATGCCTGAACATCTTCGCGAAAAATATGTGGATGAGAAGAACGACCTGACTCCCGAGGTGATTAAGAACCTGGATTTTTTGGGCATTGATTATTTGATCCCCATCGGCGGCGACGATACACTGAGTTATGGTGTGCGCATGTTTCGGGAGGGTGTAAAAGTCATCGCCATTCCCAAGACCATGGACAATGACGTGCCCGGCACGGATTATTGCATCGGCTTCAGCACCTGTGTCACCCGCACGATCTCGCTAACCAACAGCCTGCGCACCATCGCGGGGTCGCATGAGCGTTTCATGGTTCTTGAAGTGTTCGGGCGCTATGCGGGTTTCACCGCCATGCTGCCGACCATGGCTGGAGCGGCAAACCGCTGCGTCATACCGGAATATAAATTCAATATCGAGCATCTGACCGAGTTGATGTCGAAGGACCGCGAGGCCAACCCCAGCCGCTATTCGGTATTGTTGATCTCGGAAGGCGCCATGTACCAGGGCGGCGAGATGATATTTGAAGACCGTACCACCGACGCGTATGGACATGCAAAACTGGGCGGTATCGGCGATCTGGTCTCCTCGCAGATCAAGGAAATTTCGCCGAAGTTCAACAAAGGCAAAACGGTGGATGTGATCAATCAAAAACTTGGCTACATGGTGCGCGGCGGCGACCCCGACGCGATCGATTCCATTGTCCCGATGGCGTTTGGAAACCTTGCGCTGGATTTGTTTCTGAAGGGCATTCACGGGCGTCTGGTCGTGCTGAAAAATGGACGCTACGATAATGTGCCGCTCGATGTGGTGACCGCCACAAAGAAGGTCGTGGATGTGCAGCATTTCTACGACACCGACCGCTACCGACCCATCTACGAAAACTTCGAGATGAAGCCGCTCTTCATCATGACCAGCGAGCTGTAG
- a CDS encoding NAD-dependent epimerase/dehydratase family protein codes for MKLLFIGGTGLISSACSDLAVEHHHELFLLNRSASAKYPAPKGATVLQADIHAASTHLSALLAGHRFDAVVDFIAFSPQAIERDLSLFRDKTGQFVFISSASAYQKPVKNYLITEETPLENPFWEYSRDKIACEDLLMREYRENGFPVTIIRPSHTYGPSQIPFIYGSWLHPWTLIQRMKRGQPVIVPGDGTSLWVLTWNADFAKGLLGLLGNQNATGEAFHITSDEVLSWGQIYLEAYQALGLEPNVIHIPSDFIARFDEHAVGSLIGDKSNSVVFDNGKIKRFVPDYHCEVKWNEGVRRSLAWFEAHPEFQTIDHDAVQKWEDIIQAYRRAFSA; via the coding sequence ATGAAACTACTTTTCATCGGCGGTACCGGATTGATCAGCTCTGCGTGTTCCGACCTTGCCGTGGAACACCATCACGAGCTTTTCCTTTTGAATCGCTCCGCCTCGGCGAAGTATCCTGCACCGAAGGGTGCGACTGTCCTCCAGGCAGATATCCACGCTGCTTCGACGCATCTCTCCGCGCTCCTGGCGGGTCATCGCTTTGACGCAGTGGTGGACTTCATTGCCTTTTCCCCCCAGGCCATCGAACGGGACCTGTCCCTGTTCCGCGATAAGACCGGCCAGTTCGTGTTCATCTCCTCTGCCAGTGCCTATCAAAAGCCGGTGAAAAATTACCTGATCACCGAAGAGACGCCGCTGGAAAATCCGTTTTGGGAGTATTCGCGGGACAAGATCGCCTGCGAAGACTTGCTGATGAGGGAGTATCGTGAAAACGGATTCCCCGTTACCATCATCCGCCCTTCGCATACCTACGGACCTTCGCAAATCCCGTTCATCTATGGCAGCTGGCTTCATCCATGGACGTTGATCCAGCGCATGAAGCGGGGACAGCCCGTCATTGTCCCCGGGGATGGTACCTCCCTTTGGGTGCTGACCTGGAACGCGGATTTTGCCAAAGGTCTGCTCGGGTTGCTGGGCAATCAAAACGCGACAGGCGAGGCATTCCACATCACGTCCGATGAAGTTCTCAGCTGGGGTCAGATCTATCTCGAAGCGTATCAAGCTCTCGGTCTGGAGCCGAACGTGATCCACATCCCGAGCGATTTTATTGCACGCTTCGATGAACATGCCGTTGGGAGTTTAATTGGCGATAAATCCAACAGCGTGGTGTTCGATAACGGCAAGATCAAACGGTTTGTGCCCGATTATCATTGCGAAGTGAAATGGAACGAAGGCGTGCGCCGCTCGCTGGCCTGGTTTGAAGCACATCCGGAATTCCAGACCATTGACCATGACGCCGTCCAAAAATGGGAGGATATCATCCAGGCCTATCGCAGGGCATTTTCCGCCTGA
- the rarD gene encoding EamA family transporter RarD gives MSKGIWSGIAAYSMWGFFPIYWKLLQQVPALQLLGHRIGWSFILLAAYIMLAGQWNAFRSSAFKPKTLGVYAIAGILLSVNWLIYVWGVNAGFIIETSLGYFINPLFSVLLGVVFLRERLRPTQWIPIALAGVGVIYLTVTYGRLPWIALSLAFSFGIYGFVKKLSSLGSVHGLALETGIVFPVALIYLAYIQSSGVGSFLHEGLRVDLLLIGAGIVTTIPLLMFASAAKQIPLNMVGILQYLAPTIQFLIGVFIYKEVFDHTRLIGFSIIWLALIIFWVENIRAHRASVQPLPEPGEG, from the coding sequence ATGAGCAAAGGCATTTGGAGCGGCATTGCCGCGTATTCCATGTGGGGATTCTTCCCCATCTACTGGAAATTGCTGCAACAGGTCCCTGCACTGCAATTGCTGGGGCATCGCATCGGCTGGTCGTTCATCCTGCTGGCCGCCTACATCATGCTTGCAGGTCAGTGGAATGCATTTCGTTCGTCGGCATTCAAGCCAAAGACACTTGGGGTGTACGCGATCGCGGGCATTTTGCTGTCGGTCAACTGGCTGATCTATGTCTGGGGTGTCAACGCGGGCTTTATCATCGAAACAAGCCTGGGATATTTCATCAATCCGTTGTTCAGCGTGCTGTTGGGCGTGGTCTTTTTGCGCGAACGCCTGCGTCCCACACAATGGATTCCCATTGCGCTTGCCGGAGTCGGCGTGATCTATCTCACGGTCACCTATGGGCGCCTGCCCTGGATCGCCCTCTCGCTGGCATTCTCCTTCGGTATTTATGGATTTGTGAAGAAGCTCTCGTCTCTCGGCTCCGTCCATGGCCTGGCTCTCGAAACGGGTATTGTCTTTCCCGTTGCCCTGATCTATCTCGCCTATATCCAATCCAGCGGAGTGGGCTCATTCCTGCACGAGGGGCTGCGGGTGGACCTGCTCCTGATCGGCGCAGGCATCGTAACCACCATCCCGCTGCTTATGTTCGCCTCGGCCGCAAAACAGATTCCTTTAAACATGGTCGGCATCCTGCAATATCTTGCCCCCACCATTCAATTCCTCATCGGCGTTTTCATCTACAAGGAAGTCTTCGATCACACGCGCCTGATCGGTTTCAGCATCATCTGGCTGGCACTCATCATCTTCTGGGTCGAAAATATCAGGGCGCATCGTGCATCCGTGCAGCCCCTCCCCGAACCAGGAGAAGGATAA
- a CDS encoding serine/threonine-protein kinase has translation MMSISQIGRYEVETELTQGGMGVIFLARDPYIQRQVVVKVLMYSRTLDEIYREFFQREAEVIAALEHPCIVPIYDFGWHGEQPYIVMRYMSAGSLDDRLAKGELKLTEMAHILKRISEALDAAHAQNIIHRDVKPSNILFDSTDEAFLSDFGIAKSKTITDDDGEWLVGTPAYMSPEQVKGDQVDGRSDVYALGVVLYRLLTGQLPFSSDSTTALINAHVEMPIPDIRKVKASIPAVWQEVVAKAMAKDPHERYATAGDFARDVNEVVSGKWYLRKL, from the coding sequence ATGATGAGCATATCACAAATTGGACGTTACGAAGTTGAAACTGAATTGACACAGGGCGGCATGGGCGTCATTTTTCTGGCGCGTGATCCATACATCCAGCGTCAGGTGGTGGTTAAAGTATTGATGTACAGCCGTACGCTGGACGAGATCTATCGGGAGTTTTTTCAGCGCGAAGCCGAGGTGATCGCTGCGCTGGAACATCCGTGTATTGTTCCCATCTATGATTTCGGCTGGCATGGCGAACAGCCCTATATCGTCATGCGGTATATGTCCGCGGGGAGTCTGGATGACAGGCTTGCCAAAGGCGAGTTGAAACTCACCGAAATGGCGCACATCCTCAAGCGCATATCCGAGGCGCTGGATGCGGCTCATGCGCAGAATATCATCCACCGCGATGTCAAGCCGTCCAACATTTTGTTCGATTCAACCGACGAAGCCTTCCTTTCCGATTTTGGGATCGCAAAGTCCAAAACGATCACCGATGATGACGGTGAGTGGCTTGTGGGGACGCCCGCATATATGAGTCCCGAGCAGGTGAAGGGCGACCAGGTGGACGGCCGTTCGGATGTATATGCCTTGGGTGTCGTGTTGTACCGCCTGCTGACGGGACAACTCCCTTTTTCAAGTGACTCGACCACCGCCTTGATCAATGCGCATGTGGAGATGCCGATTCCGGACATTCGCAAGGTGAAAGCCAGCATTCCCGCCGTGTGGCAGGAGGTGGTGGCGAAAGCCATGGCAAAGGACCCGCACGAACGGTACGCCACGGCGGGGGATTTTGCCCGCGATGTGAATGAAGTGGTTTCAGGCAAGTGGTATTTACGAAAGTTGTAA
- a CDS encoding DUF2203 domain-containing protein, with translation MPKYYTPREANQALTVVRPLVEEMMAIGERIRAHQPQIWSVVQKSAGNGGNPELSKMLPEFDRLDSLLHHMQEMGIEIKDLTIGLIDFVALRDGREVYLCWKYGEEQIQFWHEIEAGFQGRRLIDWE, from the coding sequence ATGCCAAAGTACTATACGCCCCGCGAAGCCAACCAAGCATTGACCGTCGTCCGTCCGCTGGTGGAGGAAATGATGGCGATCGGTGAGAGGATCCGTGCGCACCAGCCGCAGATCTGGTCTGTGGTGCAAAAATCCGCGGGCAATGGCGGGAATCCCGAACTCAGCAAAATGCTCCCCGAATTCGACAGGCTTGATTCTTTGTTGCATCACATGCAGGAGATGGGAATTGAGATCAAGGATCTAACGATTGGCTTGATAGACTTCGTCGCTTTGCGGGATGGCAGGGAAGTGTATCTGTGTTGGAAGTACGGCGAGGAACAGATCCAGTTCTGGCACGAGATCGAAGCGGGCTTTCAAGGCCGTCGGTTGATCGACTGGGAATAA
- a CDS encoding cation transporter has translation MLKKTFKIPDMTCTNCAMKIESLEDDLDGVKEINASYHKLEMVIEYDNSRLTEDQIVAAVKKKGYTAISA, from the coding sequence ATGCTCAAGAAAACGTTCAAAATTCCCGATATGACCTGCACCAACTGCGCGATGAAGATCGAGTCGTTGGAAGATGACCTCGACGGCGTGAAAGAGATCAACGCCAGCTATCACAAACTGGAGATGGTCATCGAATACGACAATTCGCGGTTAACTGAAGATCAGATCGTCGCAGCGGTGAAGAAAAAGGGATATACCGCAATATCAGCATGA
- a CDS encoding sulfite exporter TauE/SafE family protein, whose translation MNKNTKPSVDPVIVVMLGVVFLAIAVAMTAFQSDSNSINIAADSGLVSQLVVAFVTGITTGGLSCLAVQGGLLASSLAHQIEQDYASQVGQKKGSKKIEVQRTNSAFPIFLFLVSKLVTYTLLGALLGWLGSYLTLSPISRAVLMIAIGIFMIGNALRMFNVHPIFRYFSIEPPKFITRYIRRTAKGTDTATPVFLGFLTVFIPCGVTQAMMATALGTGSIAMGAALMFAFTLGTSPVFFIVAYLTTELGARLEKFFMRFVAVAILILGFVTLDSGLNLMGSPFSLQNLTRAWSSSPAESAPVADSGQPVEGGEIYLNVENSGYSPAVMTAPANTELTLNLVTNETYSCARDFVIPKLNFYMLLPATGVMQTTIPPQKAGTTLFYTCSMGMYTGQIVFEEQ comes from the coding sequence ATGAACAAGAATACAAAACCTTCCGTTGATCCAGTCATTGTCGTGATGCTCGGTGTGGTGTTCCTTGCCATTGCCGTTGCCATGACCGCCTTTCAATCTGATTCAAATTCCATCAACATCGCTGCTGATTCAGGGCTGGTGAGCCAGTTGGTCGTTGCTTTTGTCACAGGCATCACCACTGGCGGCTTGAGTTGCCTTGCCGTGCAGGGTGGCCTGCTTGCCAGCTCACTCGCGCATCAGATCGAGCAGGATTATGCGTCACAGGTGGGGCAGAAAAAAGGAAGTAAAAAGATCGAAGTCCAGCGCACCAACAGTGCCTTTCCCATTTTCCTTTTTCTCGTTTCAAAATTAGTTACCTACACACTGCTTGGCGCATTGCTCGGCTGGCTGGGTTCGTATCTCACGCTCAGCCCCATCTCGCGCGCGGTGTTGATGATCGCCATCGGCATCTTCATGATCGGCAACGCGCTGCGCATGTTCAATGTGCATCCGATCTTTCGTTATTTTTCCATTGAGCCGCCCAAGTTCATCACGCGCTATATCCGCCGCACAGCAAAAGGGACTGACACCGCCACACCCGTATTTCTCGGTTTCCTGACAGTCTTTATTCCTTGCGGCGTGACGCAAGCCATGATGGCAACCGCACTCGGCACAGGCAGCATCGCCATGGGCGCGGCGCTCATGTTCGCGTTCACGCTCGGCACCAGCCCCGTCTTTTTCATCGTCGCCTATCTGACCACCGAGCTCGGCGCGCGCCTCGAAAAATTCTTCATGCGATTTGTGGCCGTTGCAATTCTGATCCTTGGATTTGTGACCCTCGACAGCGGACTCAACCTGATGGGCTCGCCCTTCTCGCTTCAGAACCTAACGCGAGCCTGGTCCTCCTCCCCGGCAGAATCTGCCCCCGTAGCTGATTCAGGTCAACCCGTGGAAGGAGGCGAGATCTACCTCAACGTCGAAAACAGCGGATATTCTCCCGCCGTCATGACTGCGCCCGCGAATACAGAACTCACGCTCAACCTCGTCACCAACGAGACCTATTCCTGTGCGCGCGATTTTGTCATTCCGAAATTGAATTTTTACATGCTGCTCCCCGCGACGGGTGTGATGCAAACGACCATCCCGCCGCAAAAGGCAGGGACCACGCTGTTCTACACGTGTTCGATGGGCATGTACACGGGGCAGATCGTATTCGAGGAACAATAG